One Caretta caretta isolate rCarCar2 chromosome 6, rCarCar1.hap1, whole genome shotgun sequence genomic region harbors:
- the FAM161B gene encoding LOW QUALITY PROTEIN: protein FAM161B (The sequence of the model RefSeq protein was modified relative to this genomic sequence to represent the inferred CDS: inserted 1 base in 1 codon): MGSPGGGAGARTRTREVFPPQDSSDSEPETERVGGITQPRTDEQLDFLQAGKEMAAASGSAKGYYDTLQALKMKNRQYLLELGLLYQVKLESDQKPFKEELEDFFQDNGRLTLQGKPYEASRSSIISQSSSLTDLNLDSPWDQQNPLSLPQSHLRPKTAASTWVSTITIPKPFKMTLREAHKKPQVMKSRASLEMEKQRNKRQSQEEAECQKQFRAQPVPAHVYLPLYQEIMEQNEIRREVATQKRKELLLSTQRPFSFLEKEDKKKEAIRQKVLAALAPVENSKPKGSKTVPKSIYNPVLGDKLKEAELYRKIRIQMRAKDLLENSLAPIDPSNRQREPQARIATKTKQEKLSFLQDNFSFKPRINPAVPDFERLYWVFQREAIRIREVKEPTRNQPFKLRTSNLHCRQRQANEQKMKQPSKAPVQRSCSLTGLSSLSCNTLPVHITDATRKRESAMRYSQEDKKSRENEGIHWMEIQRKKCQAMHKSMSSRAKAMDPHKSLKETHKEKMKQNWQNDRKRTKEYKKELEEMQIRVKNRPYLFEQVTKHDARQEAERHYRDTLCQVGLNEEFVRNKGRDATDLPKEEETETHRAQESQRDTDIGTIQEEEXLGRAENKENDNIRTLHKTQWTYFQLFPLVQDA, translated from the exons TCAAGATTCTTCAGATTCTGAGCCAGAAACAGAGAGAGTTGGTGGTATCACTCAGCCCAGGACAGATGAGCAGCTGGATTTTCTCCAGGCAGGCAAGGAGATGGCAGCTGCCTCAGGCTCAGCTAAGGGGTATTATGACACATTGCAGGCACTCAAGATGAAAAACAGACAGTATCTGTTAGAACTGGGCTTGCTCTACCAGGTAAAATTGGAGAGTGACCAGAAACCCTTCAAGGAGGAACTGGAAGATTTCTTCCAAGACAACGGGCGATTGACTCTGCAGGGCAAGCCCTATGAGGCTTCAAG ATCTAGTATCATAAGCCAGTCCAGTTCTTTAACTGACCTAAACTTGGACAGTCCTTGGGATCAGCAAAATCCTCTCTCACTTCCTCAGTCCCACCTGAGGCCAAAGACTGCTGCATCTACCTGGGTCTCTACTATCACCATCCCCAAGCCCTTCAAGATGACTTTGCGTGAGGCTCATAAAAAGCCCCAGGTGATGAAATCACGTGCATCCCTTGAGATGGAGAAACAAAGGAACAAAAGACAAAGTCAGGAGGAGGCAGAGTGCCAGAAACAATTCCGGGCACAGCCAGTGCCTGCCCATGTCTACTTGCCACTCTACCAGGAAATAATGGAGCAGAATGAGATTCGCAGGGAGGTGGCAACACAGAAGAGAAAAGAGTTGCTCCTTTCCACTCAGCGACCCTTCAGCTTCCTGGAGAAGGAGGACAAGAAAAAGGAGGCCATCAGACAGAAGGTCTTGGCAGCACTGGCTCCAGTTGAGAACTCCAAACCAAAAGGCAGCAAGACAGTCCCTAAATCCATCTATAACCCAGTTCTTGGGGATAAACTCAAAG AAGCTGAACTCTACAGGAAAATCCGCATTCAGATGAGAGCCAAGGATTTGTTGGAAAACTCCTTGGCTCCTATTGATCCTAGCAACAGACAAAGAGAGCCACAGGCCCGAATCGCCACCAAAACCAAACAAGAAAAACTCAGCTTCCTGCAAGACAACTTCAGCTTTAAACCAAGAATTAACCCAGCGGTGCCTGATTTTGAAAGACTTTACTGGGTGTTTCAGAGAGAAGCAATAAGGATACGAGAAGTCAAAGAGCCAACTCGTAATCAACCATTTAAACTGAGAACCTCCAATCTCCACTGCAGGCAGAGACAGGCTAATGAGCAGAAAATGAAG CAGCCTTCCAAGGCTCCAGTGCAAAGAAGTTGTTCTCTGACTGGTCTCTCCTCGCTCTCTTGCAACACCCTTCCAGTGCACATTACAGATGCAACAAGAAAGAGGGAATCAGCGATGAG ATACTCCCAGGAAGACAAAAAGAGCAGGGAAAATGAAGGAATTCATTGGATGGAGATACAGAGAAAAAAATGTCAGGCTATGCATAAATCTATGAGTAGTCGAGCAAAAGCAATGGATCCTCATAAAAGCCTGAAGGAGACGCACAAGGAGAAGATGAAACAAAACTG GCAGAATGACCGCAAAAGAACAAAGGAGTAcaaaaaagaactggaagaaATGCAGATACGAGTCAAGAACCGACCATATCTCTTCGAACAGGTCACAAAG CATGATGCCCGGCAAGAGGCAGAGAGACACTACCGGGACACCCTTTGTCAGGTGGGGCTGAATGAGGAATTTGTAAGGAACAAAGGGAGAGATGCTACTGACCTACCAAAGGAGGAAGAGACTGAAACTCACAG AGCGCAGGAGTCTCAGAGGGACACAGACATTGGCACGATACAGGAAGAAG TCTTAGGAAGAGCAGAGAACAAAGAAAATGACAACATAAGAACCCTGCACAAGACTCAGTGGACCTACTTTCAATTATTTCCTTTAGTCCAAGATGCTTGA